In Fulvia fulva chromosome 10, complete sequence, a single window of DNA contains:
- a CDS encoding Fatty acid-binding protein has product MGLKEEAWPSSASFDDLAEALSDPQSKKDAIKQAGTIFAFTLKNDKGEEKSWFIDLKETGVVGKGLAPEGKKADVTMILSDENFAKLIVQKANAQKLFMSGKLKVKGNVMKATKLEPILKRAQPKAKL; this is encoded by the exons ATGGGTCTAAAGGAAG AAGCATGGCCATCTTCGGCCTCGTTCGACGATCTCGCAGAAGCTCTCTCCGACCCACAATCGAAGAAAGATGCGATCAAGCAGGCAGGCACAATTTTTGCGTTCACACTGAAGAATGACAAGGGCGAGGAGAAGTCGTGGTTCATCGATCTGAAAGAGACCGGTGTAGTCGGCAAGGGTCTGGCACCAGAGGGCAAGAAGGCAGATG TCACCATGATCCTCAGCGACGAGAACTTTGCCAAGCTCATCGTTCAGAAGGCCAACGCCCAGAAGCTCTTCATGAGCGGCAAGCTGAAGGTCAAGGGTAACGTCATGAAGGCCACGAAGTTGGAGCCCATTCTCAAGCGGGCACAGCCAAAGGCTAAGCTTTAG
- a CDS encoding 2,3-dimethylmalate lyase produces MSTNGQASKPAGVQRLREMLSDPSKTVVGPGVYDGITARLALAAGFECLYMTGAGTSMSRLGMADLGLATFNDMHQNAAMIASINPSVPVIADADTGYGGPINIARTVQAYARAGVAGLHIEDQVQEKRCGHLSGKLLVSREVYFNRLRAACRARDESRDDTLIIARTDARAGKDTEGNGGFDEAIERLKGAADIGVDALFFEAIQDLDEAKEVIKRLPNIPVLLNMVQGGRTPQVSNDEANKMGFRIVIWPCLGMEAVVPAFTKSLEALKTTGQPPSDQKMGPRALFETCGLKDLMAFDESVGGQAYQ; encoded by the coding sequence ATGTCGACCAACGGCCAAGCAAGCAAGCCCGCCGGCGTACAGCGTCTTCGCGAGATGCTCTCCGATCCATCGAAAACAGTCGTAGGCCCAGGTGTCTACGATGGCATAACCGCTCGCCTGGCCCTTGCTGCCGGCTTCGAATGCCTCTACATGACAGGAGCAGGCACCAGTATGTCACGCCTAGGCATGGCAGATCTCGGTCTCGCGACCTTCAACGATATGCACCAGAACGCTGCGATGATTGCGTCGATAAATCCATCAGTCCCTGTAATCGCAGATGCTGACACTGGATACGGTGGACCCATCAATATCGCGAGGACGGTGCAGGCTTATGCCAGAGCGGGGGTTGCGGGCTTGCACATCGAGGATCAAGTGCAGGAGAAGAGATGCGGTCACCTTTCAGGTAAGCTGCTAGTGAGTCGGGAGGTATACTTCAACAGGTTGCGCGCAGCTTGTAGGGCGAGGGACGAAAGTCGGGACGATACTTTGATCATCGCAAGGACGGACGCGAGAGCTGGCAAAGATACCGAAGGAAATGGCGGATTTGATGAAGCAATCGAGAGGCTCAAGGGTGCGGCTGACATTGGTGTTGATGCGCTGTTTTTCGAGGCAATCCAGGATTTGGATGAGGCGAAGGAGGTCATCAAGAGGTTGCCGAACATTCCAGTCCTGCTCAACATGGTGCAAGGTGGAAGAACGCCGCAGGTCAGCAACGACGAAGCCAACAAGATGGGCTTCAGGATCGTGATCTGGCCATGCTTGGGAATGGAGGCCGTGGTCCCGGCCTTCACCAAATCGCTGGAAGCCTTGAAGACGACTGGACAGCCGCCTTCAGACCAGAAGATGGGACCGAGAGCTTTGTTTGAGACCTGTGGGCTGAAAGATCTGATGGCATTTGACGAGAGTGTGGGCGGACAGGCATACCAATAG
- a CDS encoding Exopolygalacturonase X-1: MCKYRYYYYAGCRHQETVLHDYCDKATSAPASSSAHTISPATTLPPSHAQAGGAHEDQDATPRARSPANVPSPSPTMSTSSSSHHTTASNVSIGSSAPTSFASSTGDTPDTSSIQFEEPHRRHSEPSECNMASLPPFVRDNLRQFFSGGQITTPPTGTFGDRHVNDQDQENLQPIETANQNRHSDSAHAANTTKLVVDRLSDVVAGKNRNASYSSVESTMSESEFDAIERDIDTLKQQVAGLRSGSRSGRSAPTGVEHQTQSKSSSTRTRIPGPVAPPKESAAARLQREHEKAHEQHTRSSGSHQAKPPPPPPSPCDFPELAQSNTDQRPRAFTADANRDKPSYANMATTGMMDALSRRFAGTEGTHSQKMCSSGSASRSTRGSFTSSSRTDAMATEGQMHTASAVSPECERSSASKDQTSSLAGRSPRFAQPTKTYTQRADATTRKDSVTSRVSPAGSPTKSSRALPQLQTKRSALPGGWLSSPEVSPTTHVSTPSINGTVDASSPSSNERWQFISQSSKETATNAEPTLRKKTSSYMSPTKATTLRNVATLGQENIKHTSPRVKKSVTRIDTKVSPSHKAMNSANSHQPDSAISGTTSTESYMSSPDVAILTEGRAINPWNLHQTHVGEKTLVGPTPTSFEPAIRAAGAHDRNVLPRINTVLPCGVEEVQSSTSDPASALFGHVELQNTSIATGECVKTERSLGSSRGHEHPELAASRKQTATNKSIPSSAVPIVRPHTSMPEPMPRKLHAARQSTTGSLGLVVDDLAAKAKARGLPMPANTVAKRRVSHGHLLIPITSKLDSLGLLRQPAAASSPATSQATPFSTAQQQVRQLLPQTPHMSPPLEPRPVPAAPRVRTKAVPPHLRRKHNTSSADEPTELYRDATGSNDNRISGSACQDFARSSQVPSLRATAQEFTPKWKPKTIEQELGLLDWEGWFSYRSPEEWNALHPGIRAAIQAIREYKCKGGRPPSGTFPGMSPTKIRSKTANQRFWANLMQNQTPTSNSDSSINMSPGDVVAAMQESIAQYGASGNVEAGQVLKPEINPETNAIQWVMQEPDGRKVSVTFGRAAAPAPALGSCGAFDSPSTVTISPNSLDSSQRYNAPSPEQSSNVFRTPSGNHNRRGWSIASALRDPTGWAIGDGREIRYVGNGNANTASHYSPVAPSQQGVREGPDQAPRMIGDEQDSGSGSIPLAPRSREQWAKLLPQTRMPCGNIEVTDAIEQIPMSAMDGAPLYGFCGPCSGLALPDFVHHLRPPPPLTRTMFSQLSIPAVLLHAFGATASWTAYQEYQASLPKNCTKSPSKRPELSYEPNAPFLDLPASPSRNRTCFVKSHDDLTTDDSEYILSALHECNHGGQVVFPQGTTCVVGTALDLQFLKHVDIDIQSYIQFTNDTDYWQENAFYQTFQNATTFFQLGGEDVNVYGGGMLDGNGQVWYDAYAEDIYILRPILFGTIGLKSGIIADINLRYSPQWYNLVANSTDVVFDGLTISGYSQSEHEAKNTDGWDTYRSENVVIQNSVINNGDDCVSFKPNSTEILVQNLHCNGSHGISVGSLGQYVGEVDIVENVLVSIGRFEKIYNISMSNASDGARIKVWPGSPVALSGDLQGGGGSGRVKNITYQDMAITNVDYAIEITQCYGQKNLTLCNEFPSNLTISDITISNIHGTTSTKYDPISGYVVCSSPDVCSNITLNDIDVVSPDGSENLFTCGVVDESLLHDIDCTSTKDGSN, encoded by the exons ATGTGTAAATACCGATACTATTACTACGCTGGCTGCAGACATCAAGAGACGGTACTCCACGACTACTGCGACAAGGCAACTTCCGCACCAGCATCATCTTCGGCACACACCATTTCACCTGCCACGACATTGCCTCCATCGCATGCGCAAGCAGGAGGCGCCCACGAGGATCAGGACGCCACGCCGCGCGCGCGCTCTCCTGCCAATGTCCCTTCACCTTCTCCGACAATGTCAACATCCTCCTCCTCGCACCATACAACAGCATCCAACGTCTCGATTGGCTCATCAGCACCAACTAGCTTTGCATCCTCCACCGGAGATACACCAGACACCTCATCCATACAGTTCGAGGAACCACACCGGCGTCACTCGGAGCCTTCGGAGTGTAACATGGCCAGCCTTCCGCCATTTGTGCGTGACAATCTCAGGCAGTTTTTTTCTGGCGGTCAAATTACAACACCACCCACGGGGACCTTTGGCGACAGACATGTCAACGACCAAGACCAAGAGAATTTG CAACCCATCGAGACCGCAAATCAAAATCGCCACTCAGACTCTGCGCATGCGGCAAACACCACGAAGCTCGTTGTCGACCGTCTGTCCGATGTTGTCGCCGGCAAGAATCGAAACGCTTCGTACAGCAGCGTTGAATCCACCATGTCTGAATCTGAGTTCGATGCCATTGAGCGAGACATCGACACCCTGAAGCAGCAAGTGGCAGGACTGAGAAGCGGTTCACGATCAGGGCGTAGCGCGCCAACCGGCGTCGAGCACCAGACTCAAAGCAAATCATCGTCAACTCGAACCAGGATCCCAGGCCCTGTAGCACCCCCCAAAGAGTCCGCTGCCGCTCGCTTGCAGCGTGAACATGAGAAGGCACACGAACAACACACAAGATCATCCGGGTCTCACCAAGCGAAGCCGCCTCCACCACCTCCCAGCCCTTGCGACTTCCCGGAGCTTGCCCAAAGCAACACTGACCAACGACCTCGTGCCTTTACTGCCGATGCAAACAGAGATAAGCCCTCGTATGCCAACATGGCTACAACTGGCATGATGGATGCGCTCAGCAGGAGATTTGCGGGCACCGAAGGCACACACAGCCAGAAAATGTGCTCGAGTGGCTCAGCTTCCAGAAGCACTCGTGGTAGCTTCACCAGTTCATCCAGAACAGACGCCATGGCCACGGAGGGCCAGATGCACACAGCATCAGCAGTCAGCCCTGAATGCGAGCGCTCATCTGCATCAAAGGATCAGACTTCCTCGCTTGCAGGACGTTCGCCACGATTTGCACAGCCCACCAAGACTTACACTCAACGAGCCGATGCCACCACGCGCAAGGACTCTGTCACATCGAGAGTGTCTCCGGCTGGGTCGCCTACCAAGTCTAGTCGTGCTCTGCCTCAGCTTCAGACTAAGCGAAGTGCTCTACCTGGCGGCTGGTTGAGCAGCCCCGAGGTTTCTCCAACCACCCATGTTTCAACGCCATCAATTAATGGTACTGTGGACGCCAGCTCGCCATCCTCGAACGAGCGCTGGCAATTCATCAGTCAGAGCTCGAAGGAGACTGCCACGAACGCAGAGCCAACCTTGCGAAAGAAGACTAGCTCATACATGTCACCGACCAAAGCGACCACCCTTCGCAATGTTGCTACTCTCGGTCAGGAGAACATCAAACATACCTCTCCTCGCGTCAAGAAGTCTGTGACGCGCATTGACACCAAAGTATCACCTTCACATAAGGCCATGAATTCCGCGAACTCTCATCAGCCAGACTCTGCGATTTCTGGCACCACATCTACCGAGAGTTATATGTCGTCTCCCGACGTAGCAATCCTCACCGAGGGAAGAGCGATCAATCCTTGGAATCTGCATCAGACACACGTTGGCGAAAAGACCCTGGTGGGTCCCACGCCCACCTCATTCGAACCAGCTATCCGTGCGGCCGGAGCCCACGATCGTAATGTCCTCCCTCGCATCAATACAGTGCTGCCATGCGGAGTTGAAGAAGTCCAGTCATCAACCAGCGATCCCGCTTCCGCTTTGTTTGGGCATGTCGAGCTTCAGAATACCTCCATCGCTACTGGAGAGTGCGTCAAGACCGAACGTTCGCTCGGATCAAGCCGTGGCCATGAGCACCCAGAGCTCGCGGCTAGCAGGAAGCAGACTGCTACGAATAAGTCAATACCGTCAAGCGCTGTACCGATCGTGCGGCCACACACCTCGATGCCAGAGCCAATGCCACGCAAGCTGCACGCAGCCCGACAATCTACGACCGGCTCACTTGGCCTAGTGGTCGACGACCTTGCAGCGAAAGCGAAAGCTAGAGGACTGCCAATGCCTGCCAATACTGTCGCGAAGCGTAGAGTCTCCCATGGCCACCTGCTGATTCCGATAACGAGCAAGCTCGACAGCCTTGGTTTGCTGAGACAACCAGCTGCTGCAAGCAGTCCAGCCACGAGTCAAGCCACACCGTTCTCGACAGCGCAGCAGCAGGTACGTCAGCTACTACCGCAAACGCCTCACATGTCGCCGCCATTGGAACCCAGGCCTGTTCCAGCTGCGCCTCGGGTTCGGACCAAGGCCGTGCCGCCTCACCTTCGACGCAAACACAACACTTCATCGGCAGATGAGCCTACGGAACTCTATAGAGATGCTACTGGATCGAATGACAATCGTATCTCGGGGTCAGCATGTCAAGATTTCGCTCGGAGCTCACAGGTACCATCGCTTCGAGCAACTGCGCAAGAGTTCACACCCAAGTGGAAGCCGAAGACCATCGAGCAGGAGCTAGGTCTTCTTGACTGGGAAGGCTGGTTCTCCTACCGCTCTCCCGAGGAGTGGAATGCTCTGCATCCGGGTATCAGAGCAGCAATCCAGGCGATACGTGAATACAAGTGTAAAGGTGGTCGTCCACCAAGTGGTACCTTTCCCGGCATGTCACCGACCAAGATTCGCTCCAAGACCGCGAACCAACGATTTTGGGCAAATTTGATGCAGAATCAGACTCCAACCTCCAATTCCGACAGCAGTATCAACATGTCACCAGGCGATGTTGTTGCCGCCATGCAGGAGTCGATCGCACAGTACGGCGCCAGCGGGAACGTAGAGGCAGGTCAGGTCCTCAAGCCTGAGATCAACCCAGAGACCAATGCCATCCAATGGGTCATGCAGGAGCCAGACGGCCGTAAAGTATCGGTCACTTTCGGCAGAGCTGCTGCACCTGCGCCGGCACTTGGCTCCTGTGGTGCTTTTGATTCTCCCAGCACTGTCACCATTTCACCGAACTCCTTGGATTCCTCGCAACGATACAATGCACCATCGCCAGAACAGAGCAGTAACGTCTTTCGCACTCCATCCGGCAATCACAACCGACGTGGCTGGTCGATCGCATCTGCTCTGAGAGATCCAACTGGTTGGGCTATCGGCGATGGCCGCGAGATCAGATATGTTGGCAACGGAAACGCCAACACTGCATCTCACTACAGCCCCGTTGCACCATCCCAGCAAGGCGTTCGCGAGGGACCAGACCAAGCTCCAAGGATGATCGGCGATGAGCAGGACAGCGGAAGCGGCTCAATACCTTTGGCTCCACGCTCTCGCGAGCAATGGGCGAAACTTCTGCCTCAAACCAGGATGCCATGTGGCAACATCGAGGTCACCGATGCCATCGAGCAGATTCCAATGTCGGCTATGGACGGTGCTCCGCTCTACGGCTTCTGTGGGCCTTGCTCGG GTCTAGCGTTACCCGACTTCGTGCATCATCTTCGACCTCCGCCACCTTTGACCAGAACGATGTTCTCCCAGCTTAGCATACCTGCTGTGCTGTTGCATGCGTTTGGTGCAACAGCATCATGGACCGCGTACCAAGAATACCAAGCTTCACTGCCCAAGAACTGCACCAAGTCTCCTTCCAAACGACCTGAACTTTCCTACGAGCCGAATGCACCATTCCTGGACCTCCCAGCATCGCCGTCCCGAAACAGGACCTGCTTCGTCAAGTCGCACGATGATCTCACTACCGATGACTCCGAGTACATACTATCCGCCCTTCATGAGTGCAACCATGGCGGTCAGGTTGTCTTTCCTCAAGGCACGACCTGTGTCGTTGGCACCGCCCTAGACCTCCAGTTCCTCAAGCACGTCGATATCGACATTCAGAGTTACATCCAATTCACCAACGATACCGACTACTGGCAGGAGAATGCCTTCTACCAGACCTTTCAGAATGCAACGACCTTCTTCCAGCTCGGTGGCGAGGACGTGAATGTCTACGGTGGAGGCATGTTGGATGGTAATGGCCAGGTCTG GTACGATGCGTACGCCGAAGACATCTACATCCTTCGCCCGATCTTATTCGGAACGATTGGCCTCAAGTCCGGAATCATCGCGGACATCAACTTGAGGTATTCACCGCAGTGGTACAACCTCGTGGCGAACTCGACAGATGTTGTGTTTGATGGATTGACGATCAGTGGGTATAGTCAAAGTGAGCATGAGGCGAAGAACACGGATGGATGGGATACATACCGCAGTGAGAATGTGGTGATTCAGAATTCTGTTATCAACAATGGGGATGATTGTGTGAGTTTCAAGCCGAATAGCACGGAGATCTTGGTGCAGAATTTGCATTGCAATGGAAGTCATGGGATCAGCGTGGGCAGCCTGGGGCAGTATGTCGGCGAGGTGGATATTGTGGAAAATGTTCTGGTCAGTATTGGTCGATTTGAGAAG ATCTACAACATTTCCATGTCGAATGCCTCCGATGGTGCTCGCATCAAGGTCTGGCCAGGAAGTCCAGTTGCCTTGTCAGGAGACCTGCAGGGTGGAGGTGGCTCTGGCCGTGTCAAGAACATCACATACCAGGACATGGCCATCACCAACGTCGACTACGCCATCGAGATCACGCAGTGCTATGGGCAGAAGAACTTGACGCTCTGCAACGAATTCCCGAGCAACCTCACGATTAGCGATATCACCATCAGCAACATTCATG GTACCACCAGCACGAAGTACGATCCCATCAGTGGGTATGTGGTATGCAGCAGTCCAGACGTCTGCTCAAACATCACGTTGAACGACATCGATGTGGTGTCTCCTGATGGAAGCGAGAACCTTTTCACCTGCGGTGTGGTCGACGAGAGTCTTCTCCACGACATCGACTGCACGTCGACCAAAGATGGTAGCAATTAG
- a CDS encoding Cytochrome P450 monooxygenase gloP, which yields MTTMEVNTSTSTILLAASSALVLYAIASVVIASFSSEARFWRKQEWVGMGQQKRWLAGFWARVHSLKGTRAMVHDGYSRLSKEGKPFSLPQFNDTPLLLLPPNKIKDLIAKPDDEINLLMVLRETLATKYTGDNDLAEDPFHLDVVRHQLTRKLPLVTKAVHDELVLGFEDQWKLNGDAWTTVPAMKTCMNIISRAANRVFSGEQLCRDQAFLDHTREYGNGVFRNAAIINMLPRWLRPFLAPLVTYSNGSHVRDCQRIANPIIEERIERLRTGVKGEQNTDALQWVIEEAYKRNDPAELDAGKICRRLVRLNMVAIHTTSITITNTLLDLYSSPRTEEFVEGLREEVSRVLAANGGKWTKAIVNDLVRIDSTIKESIRCSSLGIVGLTRMVTSPDGIDLGDGIHVPSGVRVAAPIAGIHRDPRNYANPDEYDAFRFSPSREVLGENGQILDKRAQGIVTTSDAFLTFGHGKHACPGRFFASQEMKLMLAHIVMNYDVKIAGCRPKNWDVKGACVPSPRAKIMIRPRQ from the exons ATGACAACCATGGAAGTGAATACTTCGACATCAACCATCCTGCTGGCAGCAAGCAGTGCGCTTGTCCTTTATGCCATTGCCTCGGTAGTCATTGCGAGCTTCTCATCTGAGGCTCGCTTTTGGCGTAAGCAGGAATGGGTCGGTATGGGCCAGCAGAAGCGATGGCTCGCAGGATTCTGGGCACGAGTACATTCACTCAAAGGAACTCGGGCAATGGTACATGACGGCTACTCAAGACTGTCGAAAGAGGGCAAACCCTTTAGCCTGCCTCAATTCAACGACACGCCTTTGTTACTCCTTCCACCCAACAAGATCAAGGATTTGATCGCCAAACCGGACGATGAGATAAACCTTCTGATGGTATTGAGAGAGACGCTAGCCACGAAGTATACGGGAGACAACGACTTGGCAGAAGACCCGTTCCACCTGGACGTGGTTCGACACCAACTCACACGAAAGCTACCCCTCGTGACGAAAGCCGTACACGATGAGCTCGTGCTGGGTTTCGAGGATCAATGGAAGTTGAACGGCGATGCTTGGACGACGGTTCCTGCCATGAAGACTTGTATGAACATCATCAGCAGGGCAGCCAATCGAGTCTTCAGCGGCGAACAGCTGTGCCGCGATCAAGCATTTCTCGACCATACTCGTGAGTATGGCAACGGTGTATTCCGGAATGCAGCCATCATCAACATGCTTCCCAGATGGTTGCGGCCTTTTCTGGCTCCCCTGGTCACGTACAGCAATGGCTCGCATGTGCGGGATTGTCAACGCATTGCCAATCCCATCATCGAAGAGCGCATCGAGCGACTGCGCACTGGTGTGAAAGGAGAACAGAAC ACGGACGCTTTGCAATGGGTAATCGAGGAAGCCTACAAACGCAACGACCCAGCCGAGCTAGACGCTGGTAAGATCTGTCGGCGGCTGGTCCGCCTGAACATGGTTGCCATTCACACCACCAGCATCACAATCACAAACACACTGCTGGACCTCTACAGCTCGCCGAGAACGGAGGAATTCGTTGAGGGCCTGCGGGAAGAGGTCAGTAGAGTCTTAGCTGCGAATGGTGGGAAATGGACGAAGGCGATCGTCAATGACCTAGTTCGGATCGACTCAACAATCAAGGAGAGCATCCGGTGTTCCAGCCTAGGAATCGTTGGACTGACCAGGATGGTGACGAGTCCTGACGGCATTGACCTTGGCGATGGCATCCATGTGCCTAGCGGAGTGAGAGTGGCTGCTCCTATTGCCGGCATTCATCGCGATCCCCGAAACTATGCGAATCCTGACGAGTATGACGCCTTCCGCTTTTCACCATCTCGCGAGGTCCTGGGCGAGAATGGTCAGATTCTGGATAAGCGAGCACAAGGCATAGTGACCACTAGCGATGCCTTCCTCACTTTTGGACATGGGAAGCACGCATGTCCTGGGCGCTTTTTCG CTTCGCAAGAGATGAAGTTAATGCTCGCTCACATTGTCATGAATTACGACGTCAAGATCGCAGGATGCAGGCCCAAGAACTGGGATGTGAAGGGCGCCTGCGTGCCAAGCCCCAGGGCAAAAATCATGATCAGACCAAGACAGTAG
- a CDS encoding Forkhead box protein K2, whose product MADVHQRQPTTWPPYHEGPTSATGDVGTTAQPLDVHGQRCNSRDQDWDNFMRSLDQQGQEASSADNMNLLFGLESLPTQFGATNDMSDFDPSPATTSDRSLSSSVSDPNTATHPFQTWPTMPLSQQVPALEYQQHVIHPGNWVPQHHFHPAPSFSMHGPEGLGIQMMPTSHPINQHQQMQFHEVYPEHHPPVHPQHGFHHEMANGWEQQERSMPPREELFCDDNDGESTDPADPCYAQLLYQCLKEAPGYTLSLRELYEWVSQHSQKAKDPKNRGWQNSVRHNLSMNAAFARVPHGQHTGPKKGSLWRLTDEALRDGVISTTRYRKDPKRKPERRAFPALNRQASGAKGGRATRDATRLRQQQQQQRVHGLPMAGSSHRFRRHRHGPQYSPYSTHPHSLEASPQPGFNPLPPTPQGASPYFVDEPCGYPPLPMSAPQTPPPGTSMEELQELNFDNAQKHYNNFEFLPLDPYNGGPNGLFGNHDPELPQHDPDTPTPSLMTEASFMTDDNLPSAVMAHAQRDDGTGF is encoded by the exons ATGGCCGACGTACACCAGCGACAGCCGACAACTTGGCCGCCGTACCACGAAGGTCCGACGAGCGCGACGGGTGACGTCGGGACAACAGCACAGCCTCTGGATGTTCACGGCCAGCGATGCAACTCCCGTGATCAGGACTGGGACAACTTCATGCGGTCTCTCGATCAACAAGGCCAGGAGGCGTCGTCGGCAGACAACATGAATCTCCTGTTCGGACTCGAAAGCCTACCCACCCAGTTCGGAGCCACCAACGACATGTCTGACTTCGATCCGTCGCCAGCCACGACCTCAGATAGGTCGCTATCTTCGTCAGTATCGGACCCGAATACTGCAACGCATCCGTTCCAGACCTGGCCGACTATGCCGTTGTCACAGCAGGTGCCGGCTTTGGAGTATCAGCAGCATGTGATTCATCCAGGGAACTGGGTGCCTCAGCATCACTTTCACCCAGCACCCAGCTTCAGTATGCACGGCCCTGAAGGATTAGGCATCCAGATGATGCCGACATCCCATCCAATCAACCAGCATCAACAAATGCAATTCCACGAAGTTTATCCTGAGCACCATCCACCTGTCCATCCGCAACATGGCTTCCATCACGAGATGGCCAATGGATGGGAGCAGCAAGAGCGAAGTATGCCGCCACGTGAAGAGCTCTTCTGTGACGACAATGATGGCGAGAGCACGGACCCAGCTGATCCATGCTATGCTCAACTACTTTACCAGTGCTTGAAGGAGGCACCGGGCTATACGTTGTCACTTCGTGAGCTATACGAGTGGGTGTCGCAACATAGCCAGAAGGCCAAAGACCCTAAGAATCGTGGCTGGCAGAACAGTGTGAGGCATAATCTGTCCATGAATGCG GCCTTCGCACGAGTACCGCACGGCCAACACACTGGACCCAAGAAAGGTAGCCTGTGGCGTCTGACTGATGAAGCACTTCGTGATGGCGTTATATCGACCACCCGCTACCGCAAAGACCCAAAGCGAAAGCCTGAGCGCCGCGCCTTTCCAGCTTTGAACCGTCAAGCATCGGGCGCAAAGGGTGGCCGCGCGACCAGAGACGCTACTCGCCTGCGACAGCAGCAACAACAGCAGAGGGTTCATGGGCTCCCAATGGCCGGCAGTAGCCACCGTTTTCGCCGCCATCGCCACGGACCACAATACAGTCCGTACTCCACACACCCCCACTCTCTGGAGGCCTCACCACAGCCAGGCTTCAACCCGCTTCCACCAACACCCCAAGGTGCCAGTCCATACTTTGTCGACGAGCCATGTGGGTACCCTCCTCTGCCCATGTCGGCACCACAGACCCCACCACCAGGCACAAGTATGGAGGAGCTCCAAGAACTCAACTTCGATAATGCACAAAAGCACTACAACAACTTCGAGTTCCTACCACTTGACCCATACAACGGAGGCCCGAATGGATTGTTTGGCAACCATGACCCTGAGTTGCCGCAGCATGATCCGGACACGCCAACGCCATCACTCATGACTGAAGCAAGCTTCATGACTGATGACAACTTACCTTCCGCTGTCATGGCGCATGCTCAACGTGATGATGGCACGGGCTTCTGA